A genomic window from Tolypothrix sp. PCC 7910 includes:
- the tsaB gene encoding tRNA (adenosine(37)-N6)-threonylcarbamoyltransferase complex dimerization subunit type 1 TsaB, with translation MSTDLENPAVTKYGLALHTTTPELGLAINNFAGDTRSQVWNLGRDLSSFVHQYLVEFIQPQTWSDIGFLAVAKGPGGFTGTRIGVVLARTLGQQLEIPVFAVSTLAAVAWSEKDNIAKTDAIAIQMPAQRGQVFGAIYQPQADSPNLTTLLLDSVFTPEAWQETLANWQTTYQLIEAKSALAATVTNILELAYLDWQQGKRPHWSEALPYYGQHPVET, from the coding sequence TTGAGTACTGACTTAGAAAACCCTGCAGTCACAAAATACGGTTTAGCACTGCACACTACAACCCCAGAATTAGGACTAGCAATTAATAATTTTGCTGGTGATACTCGCTCTCAAGTGTGGAATTTAGGGCGTGATTTATCCAGCTTTGTTCATCAATACTTAGTAGAATTTATTCAGCCACAAACTTGGTCAGATATAGGCTTTTTGGCAGTGGCTAAAGGCCCTGGTGGTTTTACAGGTACAAGGATTGGTGTAGTTTTAGCGCGGACATTAGGACAACAGTTAGAGATTCCTGTATTTGCAGTATCTACTTTAGCCGCAGTCGCTTGGAGTGAAAAAGATAATATTGCCAAAACAGATGCGATCGCTATTCAAATGCCGGCCCAACGAGGTCAAGTTTTTGGTGCTATTTATCAACCTCAAGCTGATAGCCCAAATCTCACAACATTATTACTAGATAGCGTGTTTACACCTGAAGCATGGCAAGAGACTTTAGCCAATTGGCAAACAACTTATCAATTAATTGAAGCAAAATCTGCGTTAGCAGCAACAGTCACTAATATTTTGGAACTAGCTTATTTAGACTGGCAACAAGGAAAGCGTCCCCATTGGTCTGAGGCTTTACCTTACTATGGACAGCATCCAGTAGAAACTTGA
- a CDS encoding helix-turn-helix domain-containing protein translates to MSRPFKIEIAESEEELKKRLQTANIGNQKEKLMMLWWIKSGQVQEQQDIGKRLAKDTSTVTRWIQKYRSGGLDELLKIKKAPGAKRKINELAIAGLTEELKTGTGFSSYGAIVEWLKLKHGLEVEYATVYALVRYKLGAKLKVPRPQSHQQDEKLVSEFKKNSVSSSIS, encoded by the coding sequence ATGAGCCGCCCTTTTAAGATTGAAATCGCAGAGAGCGAAGAAGAACTTAAAAAACGTCTACAAACAGCAAACATAGGGAACCAGAAAGAAAAACTGATGATGCTGTGGTGGATAAAAAGTGGTCAGGTTCAGGAGCAGCAAGACATTGGAAAACGCTTGGCGAAAGATACTTCAACGGTAACAAGGTGGATACAAAAGTATAGGTCAGGTGGGCTAGATGAATTATTAAAAATTAAAAAAGCTCCAGGAGCAAAACGAAAAATTAACGAGCTTGCGATCGCAGGACTCACCGAAGAGTTAAAAACAGGAACAGGCTTTAGTAGCTATGGTGCAATAGTTGAGTGGTTGAAACTCAAACATGGACTGGAAGTTGAGTATGCAACAGTTTATGCATTAGTTCGATATAAATTAGGAGCAAAACTCAAAGTACCACGTCCTCAAAGCCATCAACAGGATGAAAAGTTAGTATCTGAGTTTAAAAAAAACTCGGTATCATCCTCAATATCCTAG
- a CDS encoding CCA tRNA nucleotidyltransferase — MNNSVSSTLAPDTWPFSLSLLPKPAYMVGGAVRDTLLGRSREYLDLDFVIPTDAVKVARAIAQHYQAGFVLLDPQRQIARVVFPNATVDIAQQEGGNLETDLHRRDFTVNAIAYDPHSQEIIDPLQGVADLEKRVLRMISPANLQDDPLRLMRAYRQAAQLGFTIEPATQQAIRSLAAHITTVAAERVRVEVGYLLAIPQGTDAIAQAWEDGVLAPFFKNATNESFTKIAAVDIAAAYIAETWQPLGVELQEYIRDTIKTTHLGIAKLACLVHPNPEAAEIELLQLTYSRAEIHSVITTLRLLPRLKVTNMSLREQYFFFQEAGNVFSTAVALALACDNLVGAMSRDKPLSVYAPLISRYLNPDDLVAHPAPIVSGKEIIIALNLPPSPLIGKILTEIAIAQAEGKVSTPKEAIAFARQLVSNS, encoded by the coding sequence ATGAATAATTCAGTTTCTTCTACCCTAGCTCCCGACACTTGGCCTTTTAGCCTATCGTTACTGCCAAAACCAGCATATATGGTAGGTGGTGCGGTCAGGGATACGCTTTTAGGTAGAAGTCGTGAATACTTAGATTTAGATTTTGTCATCCCTACTGATGCGGTGAAAGTCGCACGAGCGATCGCTCAACATTATCAAGCTGGTTTTGTCTTACTCGATCCCCAACGCCAAATTGCCCGTGTCGTCTTTCCCAATGCTACCGTTGATATTGCCCAACAGGAAGGAGGTAACTTAGAAACCGATTTACACAGAAGGGATTTTACAGTCAATGCGATCGCCTACGATCCCCATAGCCAAGAAATTATTGACCCCCTACAAGGCGTAGCTGATTTAGAGAAGCGTGTTTTACGCATGATCTCACCAGCTAATTTACAAGACGATCCCTTAAGGTTAATGCGCGCTTACCGCCAAGCTGCTCAACTGGGTTTTACTATCGAACCAGCTACACAACAAGCAATTCGTTCTTTGGCTGCACACATCACTACAGTAGCCGCAGAACGCGTGAGGGTAGAAGTCGGCTATTTATTGGCTATCCCTCAAGGAACGGATGCGATCGCTCAAGCTTGGGAAGATGGTGTACTAGCGCCTTTCTTTAAAAACGCTACAAATGAAAGCTTTACAAAAATCGCTGCAGTCGATATAGCCGCAGCTTACATAGCAGAAACTTGGCAGCCTCTAGGGGTGGAACTACAAGAGTATATCCGCGACACCATCAAAACTACACACTTAGGTATCGCCAAACTTGCTTGTCTCGTCCACCCCAATCCCGAAGCTGCAGAAATAGAACTATTGCAACTAACCTACAGCCGTGCTGAAATTCACTCTGTCATTACAACCCTTAGACTTCTCCCGAGGCTAAAAGTCACAAATATGTCTTTGAGAGAACAATATTTTTTCTTTCAGGAAGCAGGCAATGTATTTAGTACTGCTGTAGCGTTAGCCCTAGCTTGTGATAATCTGGTAGGGGCGATGTCTAGGGATAAACCACTTAGCGTTTACGCACCTTTGATCAGCCGCTACCTAAACCCTGATGACCTGGTCGCTCATCCCGCTCCAATCGTGAGTGGGAAGGAGATTATTATAGCACTAAATCTCCCACCTTCGCCATTAATTGGTAAAATTCTTACAGAAATTGCTATAGCGCAAGCCGAGGGAAAAGTCTCTACACCAAAAGAGGCGATCGCATTTGCCCGTCAGTTAGTTAGTAATTCTTAG
- a CDS encoding response regulator, with protein MTQLAVEKKLLTILVIDDHESVLGGTVDVLKKKYPSAKFITAINAKNALEQMMTSQADLVVMDLSMPEHPGTTARPDTGIQLLRNLMKSYPHLNIVVQSAHARTLVRIRPDIDSHKGGFTVADKSLSTQEMLTRVDWALQGLTHTKDIKGINSGLEVKPEWLKVLTLAFEEGLQDKTIAERMCMSERMVRHYWNKLQDALDVYPEEGKNIRIQTEMKARHEGLID; from the coding sequence ATGACACAACTTGCAGTAGAAAAGAAATTGCTAACCATTTTGGTAATTGACGACCATGAATCAGTTCTAGGTGGAACCGTTGATGTACTGAAAAAAAAATATCCTAGTGCTAAATTCATTACTGCAATTAATGCCAAGAACGCTCTCGAGCAGATGATGACATCACAGGCAGACCTTGTAGTGATGGATCTATCAATGCCAGAACATCCCGGAACAACAGCTCGTCCTGATACAGGAATTCAACTGCTGAGGAATCTGATGAAATCTTATCCGCATTTAAATATTGTTGTTCAAAGTGCCCATGCTAGAACTCTAGTCAGAATTAGACCTGATATTGATAGTCATAAAGGTGGCTTTACAGTTGCAGATAAAAGCCTTTCCACCCAAGAAATGTTGACTAGAGTTGATTGGGCATTACAGGGATTAACTCATACTAAAGATATCAAAGGTATCAATTCTGGCTTAGAGGTGAAACCAGAGTGGCTGAAGGTACTAACTTTAGCATTTGAAGAGGGTTTACAAGATAAGACGATCGCAGAAAGAATGTGTATGTCTGAACGCATGGTGCGTCATTACTGGAATAAGCTACAAGATGCTTTAGATGTTTACCCAGAAGAAGGTAAAAATATCCGCATTCAAACGGAAATGAAAGCTCGACATGAAGGGTTAATTGATTGA
- the gltX gene encoding glutamate--tRNA ligase: MTVRVRIAPSPTGNLHIGTARTAVFNWLFARHHGGKFILRIEDTDLERSRPEYTENILEGLRWLGLNWDEGPFFQSQRLDLYKQAVEKLLAQGLAYRCYTTSEELEALREAQKAKGEAPRYDNRHRNLTPEQEAAFKAEGRSFVIRFKIEDEREIVWDDLVRGKMSWRGSDLGGDMVIARASEDGIGQPLYNFVVVVDDIDMQITHIIRGEDHIANTAKQILLYEAMGAKIPHFAHSPLILNMEGRKLSKRDGVTSISDFQQLGFTSEALVNYMTLLGWSPPDSTQEIFTLEAAAKEFSFERVNKAGAKFDWAKLDWLNSQYIHNIPANQLTDLLIPYWELAGFNFDGGRDRAWLEQLVALLGPSLTRLKDAVAQSQLFFTETVEFSEEASQQLQQEGSAAVLQGILTALETQELQEATAQDIIKQVVKAQNVKKGLVMRSLRAALTGDVHGPDLIQSWLLLHKIGLDRPRLSKAIAANS, translated from the coding sequence GTGACTGTTAGAGTCCGTATTGCTCCAAGTCCAACTGGAAATCTACATATTGGTACAGCGAGAACCGCTGTATTTAACTGGCTATTTGCTCGCCACCACGGTGGGAAATTTATCCTGCGAATTGAAGACACAGACCTAGAGCGATCGCGTCCTGAATACACAGAGAATATTCTTGAAGGGTTGCGCTGGTTAGGACTGAACTGGGATGAAGGCCCATTTTTTCAATCTCAACGCCTGGATCTTTATAAACAAGCAGTAGAAAAACTGCTAGCACAAGGGTTAGCCTATCGTTGCTATACCACTAGCGAAGAACTAGAGGCTTTACGGGAAGCCCAAAAAGCTAAAGGGGAAGCACCACGTTATGACAACCGTCACCGCAATCTTACCCCAGAACAAGAAGCTGCTTTCAAAGCTGAAGGACGTAGCTTTGTCATTCGCTTCAAAATTGAAGATGAGCGCGAAATTGTTTGGGACGATTTAGTTCGGGGAAAAATGTCTTGGCGGGGTAGCGATTTGGGTGGTGATATGGTCATCGCCCGTGCTTCCGAGGATGGTATTGGTCAACCACTGTATAACTTTGTCGTTGTAGTTGATGACATTGATATGCAAATCACCCATATCATTCGGGGAGAAGACCATATAGCTAATACAGCTAAGCAAATTCTTCTTTATGAAGCGATGGGGGCAAAAATTCCCCACTTCGCCCACTCACCGCTAATTTTGAATATGGAAGGGCGGAAGCTGTCTAAGCGGGATGGCGTAACTTCGATTTCCGACTTTCAGCAATTAGGTTTCACTTCCGAAGCCTTGGTGAATTACATGACTTTATTGGGTTGGTCACCACCAGACTCTACTCAAGAAATTTTCACCTTAGAAGCAGCAGCCAAAGAATTCAGCTTTGAGCGTGTTAATAAAGCAGGTGCAAAGTTTGACTGGGCAAAATTGGATTGGTTAAATAGTCAGTACATCCACAATATCCCTGCAAATCAACTCACAGATTTACTCATCCCTTATTGGGAATTAGCAGGCTTTAACTTTGATGGTGGACGCGATCGCGCTTGGTTAGAGCAATTAGTAGCTTTACTTGGGCCAAGCTTAACTCGCCTGAAAGATGCTGTAGCTCAAAGCCAACTGTTTTTTACTGAGACAGTTGAATTTAGCGAAGAAGCTAGTCAACAGTTGCAACAAGAAGGTTCTGCGGCTGTTTTGCAAGGAATTCTTACAGCTTTAGAAACTCAAGAATTGCAAGAAGCTACCGCCCAAGACATTATTAAACAGGTAGTAAAAGCCCAAAATGTTAAAAAAGGCTTAGTCATGCGATCGCTCCGCGCCGCTTTAACCGGAGATGTTCATGGCCCAGACTTGATTCAATCCTGGCTACTACTCCACAAAATTGGTTTAGATCGCCCCCGCTTGAGTAAAGCGATCGCAGCAAACAGTTAG
- the recR gene encoding recombination mediator RecR codes for MQRLPGVGPKSAQRLALHILKRPETEVEALAQALIDAKKQVGLCSVCFHLSAEPVCEICRNPNREQNTICVVADSRDVIALEKTREYKGKYHVLGGVISPMDGIGPEQLTVQPLVRRVSQQKPQEVILAISPSVEGETTTLYIGQLLKPFTKVTRIAFGLPVGGDLEYADEVTLARALEGRRELD; via the coding sequence CTGCAACGCCTACCGGGAGTTGGCCCCAAATCAGCCCAGCGCTTGGCTTTGCACATTTTGAAGCGACCAGAAACAGAGGTAGAAGCTTTAGCACAAGCGCTGATTGATGCTAAAAAACAAGTAGGCTTGTGTTCTGTCTGCTTTCATTTATCTGCTGAACCAGTTTGCGAAATCTGCCGCAACCCTAACCGCGAGCAAAATACTATATGTGTGGTAGCAGATTCTCGTGATGTGATTGCACTAGAAAAAACCCGCGAGTACAAAGGAAAGTATCACGTTTTAGGTGGAGTAATTTCGCCAATGGATGGGATTGGCCCAGAACAGCTAACTGTTCAGCCTTTGGTGCGGCGGGTAAGTCAACAAAAACCCCAGGAAGTAATTTTGGCAATTAGCCCTAGTGTGGAAGGGGAAACCACGACACTATATATAGGTCAGCTATTGAAACCTTTCACTAAGGTAACGCGGATTGCTTTTGGTTTGCCTGTGGGCGGCGATTTGGAGTATGCTGACGAGGTTACTTTAGCTAGAGCCTTGGAAGGACGCAGAGAGTTAGATTAG
- a CDS encoding Ycf34 family protein, protein MCICVNCHYVDRCLTYNAVETQHQQPHLTETPDFDPNEPSINVNIRTKEDVIEMEWDVVGCLSFKQETGKWAKLRPGELVPT, encoded by the coding sequence ATGTGTATTTGCGTAAATTGCCACTATGTAGACCGATGTTTAACCTATAATGCCGTGGAAACGCAGCACCAACAGCCTCACTTGACCGAAACACCTGATTTTGATCCTAATGAGCCTTCAATCAATGTCAACATCCGCACTAAAGAGGATGTGATTGAAATGGAGTGGGATGTAGTCGGTTGTCTTAGCTTTAAGCAAGAAACTGGTAAGTGGGCGAAGTTGCGTCCAGGCGAATTAGTGCCAACGTAA
- a CDS encoding IS630 family transposase, with the protein MILNILEKHLAPGRRIHYLCQDETRVGLKTLTGKVITASGVKPTVCVKWQRKNFWIYGAIEPFTGQHFQQEYPKLNGEYFQQFLDWLSQQLGEDYAILQIDQAPAHISSAINWPENIIPLLQPPHSPELNPIERLWQYLKKSLHNELFSSLQDLRNRIQQLFEQLTFEQVISISSYNFILEALFYAASY; encoded by the coding sequence ATCATCCTCAATATCCTAGAAAAACATCTAGCACCAGGGAGGCGTATTCATTATCTGTGTCAGGATGAGACCAGGGTGGGATTAAAAACTTTAACGGGAAAGGTGATTACTGCTTCTGGAGTAAAACCTACTGTATGCGTGAAATGGCAAAGGAAAAACTTTTGGATTTATGGCGCAATTGAACCATTCACAGGACAACATTTTCAGCAAGAATACCCCAAACTTAATGGTGAATATTTTCAACAGTTTTTAGACTGGTTATCTCAGCAATTAGGTGAAGATTATGCAATTTTACAAATAGACCAAGCTCCTGCTCATATCAGTAGTGCAATTAATTGGCCTGAAAATATTATTCCCCTGCTTCAACCACCTCATTCCCCGGAACTCAATCCCATTGAAAGGCTATGGCAGTATCTCAAAAAATCACTTCATAATGAACTTTTTTCTTCTTTACAAGACTTACGCAATCGCATACAACAACTATTTGAGCAATTAACATTTGAGCAGGTAATATCTATCTCTTCTTATAACTTTATTTTAGAAGCTCTTTTCTATGCAGCTTCATATTAA
- the ftsH2 gene encoding ATP-dependent zinc metalloprotease FtsH2, translating to MKFSWKVLLLWTLPALVIGFFFWQGAFAGAPADMTKNAANTRMTYGRFLEYLDANRVSSVDLYEGGRTAIVEAVDQDIENRIQRWRVDLPVNAPELISKLKDKGISFDAHPMRNDGAIWGLLGNLVFPIILIAGLFFLFRRSSNLPGGPGQAMNFGKSRARFQMEAKTGVKFDDVAGIEEAKEELQEVVTFLKQPERFTAVGARIPKGVLLVGPPGTGKTLLAKAIAGEAGVPFFSISGSEFVEMFVGVGASRVRDLFKKAKDNAPCIIFIDEIDAVGRQRGAGIGGGNDEREQTLNQLLTEMDGFEGNTGIIIIAATNRPDVLDSALLRPGRFDRQVTVDAPDIKGRLEILQVHARNKKLDPSVSLDAIARRTPGFTGADLANLLNEAAILTARRRKEGITLTEIDDAVDRVVAGMEGTPLVDSKSKRLIAYHEVGHALVGTVLKDHDPVQKVTLIPRGQAQGLTWFTPNEEQGLISRSQLKARITGALGGRAAEEVIFGAAEVTTGAGGDLQQLSGMARQMVTRFGMSDLGPLSLESQQGEVFLGRDWTTRSEYSEAIASRIDGQVRAIVEECYEQAKKIIRENRSVTDRLVDLLIEKETIDGAEFRQIVAEYTDVPEKPQYAPQI from the coding sequence ATGAAATTTTCTTGGAAAGTCCTATTACTGTGGACATTGCCTGCTTTGGTAATTGGCTTTTTCTTCTGGCAAGGGGCATTTGCTGGCGCTCCTGCTGACATGACGAAGAATGCAGCTAATACTCGCATGACCTATGGACGCTTTCTGGAATATTTAGACGCTAATCGCGTCAGTAGTGTAGATCTTTATGAAGGTGGTAGGACAGCGATTGTCGAAGCCGTAGATCAAGATATCGAAAATCGTATTCAACGCTGGCGAGTGGATCTGCCTGTTAACGCACCTGAGTTAATTAGCAAACTAAAAGACAAAGGCATTAGTTTTGATGCCCACCCCATGCGGAATGATGGAGCAATTTGGGGACTTTTAGGCAATCTGGTGTTTCCCATTATATTGATTGCGGGTCTGTTCTTTTTGTTCCGTCGTTCTAGCAACCTCCCTGGTGGGCCAGGTCAAGCGATGAACTTTGGCAAATCGAGAGCGCGTTTTCAAATGGAAGCCAAAACTGGCGTGAAATTTGATGACGTAGCAGGTATTGAAGAAGCAAAAGAAGAATTACAAGAAGTAGTTACCTTCTTAAAACAGCCAGAAAGATTTACTGCTGTAGGCGCGCGTATTCCCAAAGGTGTGCTGTTAGTTGGCCCTCCAGGAACTGGTAAAACCTTACTCGCAAAAGCGATCGCCGGGGAAGCTGGTGTACCTTTCTTCAGTATTTCTGGTTCAGAATTCGTAGAAATGTTTGTGGGTGTAGGTGCGTCTCGTGTACGTGACCTATTTAAAAAAGCCAAAGACAACGCCCCTTGTATCATCTTTATCGATGAAATTGATGCAGTAGGTAGACAACGGGGTGCTGGGATCGGTGGTGGTAACGATGAGCGCGAACAAACCCTCAACCAACTACTCACCGAAATGGATGGTTTTGAAGGTAACACAGGCATCATTATTATTGCTGCTACCAACCGTCCCGACGTATTAGACTCAGCATTATTACGTCCCGGACGCTTTGACCGTCAAGTCACTGTCGATGCACCGGATATCAAAGGACGTTTGGAAATCCTACAAGTCCACGCCCGAAATAAGAAATTAGACCCTAGCGTATCCTTAGATGCGATCGCCCGTCGTACACCTGGATTCACTGGTGCAGATTTAGCCAACTTACTCAACGAAGCTGCAATTCTCACCGCCAGAAGGCGCAAAGAAGGAATTACCCTCACCGAAATTGATGATGCGGTGGATCGGGTAGTAGCAGGGATGGAAGGTACTCCTTTAGTTGACAGCAAGAGTAAGCGTTTAATTGCTTACCACGAAGTAGGACACGCCTTGGTGGGAACTGTCTTAAAAGACCACGATCCTGTACAGAAAGTTACTCTGATTCCTCGCGGACAAGCACAGGGTTTAACCTGGTTTACCCCTAACGAAGAACAGGGATTAATTTCTCGTTCCCAATTGAAAGCGCGGATTACTGGTGCTTTGGGCGGACGCGCTGCGGAAGAAGTTATTTTTGGCGCTGCGGAAGTGACCACTGGTGCAGGTGGCGACTTACAACAGTTATCTGGAATGGCTAGACAAATGGTCACCAGATTCGGGATGTCAGATTTAGGCCCCCTATCTTTGGAAAGCCAACAAGGTGAAGTATTCTTAGGTCGTGACTGGACAACCAGATCTGAATATTCCGAAGCGATCGCATCTCGGATTGACGGTCAAGTCAGAGCGATCGTGGAAGAATGTTACGAACAAGCTAAGAAAATCATTCGTGAAAATCGTAGCGTTACCGACCGTTTAGTTGATCTATTGATCGAAAAAGAAACAATTGACGGCGCTGAATTTCGGCAAATTGTGGCTGAGTATACTGATGTTCCTGAAAAGCCTCAGTATGCACCACAAATATAA
- a CDS encoding CHASE2 domain-containing protein yields the protein MQPGIWRRIKEEISIWRVGTLPGIVVLCLVIIIRLTGAMQSLEWLVFDNFLRLRPVESVDERIVIVGINEDDIHDFGYPIPDQDMASLLQKLQAYAPRAIGVDIVRDIPVEPGSAELVSTFQQHKNLIGIEKALPITIDPPPYLPDAQISFVDQIPDTDGKLRRSLLATITPKGYKFALSLKLAEMYLANEGIQLKYEVGDRNSIWVGNIQLPRVYSNSGGYVRTDAGGFQVLLNFRSGQERFRTVTVGDIKAGKFQPEWIRDRIVIIGMTAPSAKDFTTTSAIPSAKFAPPGQVYGVEIHAHAVSQLISAVLNSRPLLKTWEDKWEYLWIIAWGFLGIAHARLTKFPLLNLVTIGFASFILVLVAYIFLIGGWWIPLTPAIIIYTLNSLGLTALYQYEQALKAEINAHYTMIERTFETIHNGPLQTLAKVLKLVKEQNLPADILLPEIEKELEKLNYDLRGIYEFLQREPINQDKSLYLGQGLVINLHDPVHQILYQVYSYTLERDFPCFKTIKVKIRTFEPIEDKGLSIEQKRGLCRFLEEALCNVGKHAAGVTRLEVNCSSSEGWHTLTIIDDALATSSFKEGRGTQQFRNLARQLKGKFRRVSLSPRGTLCELSWPASKFWFY from the coding sequence ATGCAGCCTGGAATTTGGAGAAGAATCAAAGAGGAAATCTCCATTTGGCGTGTAGGAACGCTGCCAGGGATTGTAGTACTTTGTCTAGTGATCATTATTCGTCTGACTGGTGCAATGCAATCTTTAGAGTGGCTAGTGTTTGATAATTTCCTCCGTCTACGACCTGTGGAATCTGTAGATGAACGAATTGTAATTGTTGGCATTAATGAAGATGATATCCATGATTTTGGATATCCTATTCCAGATCAAGATATGGCAAGTCTGTTACAAAAATTGCAGGCTTATGCTCCTCGAGCCATTGGGGTTGATATTGTTAGAGATATACCAGTTGAGCCTGGTTCTGCTGAATTAGTCAGCACATTTCAACAGCATAAAAATTTAATAGGAATTGAAAAAGCATTACCTATCACCATCGATCCACCACCATATTTACCTGACGCACAAATCAGTTTTGTAGATCAAATTCCAGATACGGATGGTAAATTAAGACGCAGCCTACTAGCAACAATTACACCAAAAGGATACAAATTTGCTTTATCTCTAAAGTTAGCAGAGATGTATTTAGCTAATGAAGGCATTCAGTTAAAATATGAAGTTGGTGATCGCAACTCAATTTGGGTTGGTAATATCCAACTACCTCGCGTTTACAGCAACTCTGGTGGATATGTGCGAACAGACGCAGGTGGATTTCAGGTATTACTCAACTTTCGTAGTGGCCAAGAACGATTTAGAACAGTGACTGTTGGCGATATCAAAGCAGGAAAATTTCAACCTGAGTGGATACGCGATCGCATTGTAATTATTGGCATGACGGCCCCTAGTGCAAAAGACTTTACCACGACTTCTGCTATTCCGTCGGCAAAATTTGCACCCCCAGGCCAAGTTTATGGCGTAGAAATTCATGCTCATGCTGTTAGCCAACTTATTAGTGCGGTTCTTAATTCTCGACCACTCTTAAAAACGTGGGAAGATAAATGGGAATATCTTTGGATTATTGCTTGGGGTTTTTTAGGAATTGCTCACGCAAGACTGACTAAATTTCCTTTGCTTAATCTTGTGACAATTGGTTTTGCTAGCTTTATTCTCGTTCTTGTGGCTTATATATTTTTAATTGGGGGTTGGTGGATTCCATTAACCCCAGCCATAATTATTTATACTTTAAATTCTCTAGGACTCACCGCTTTATACCAATACGAACAAGCTTTAAAAGCCGAAATTAATGCCCATTATACGATGATTGAACGCACATTTGAGACCATTCATAATGGGCCTCTGCAAACGTTGGCTAAAGTTCTGAAACTAGTTAAAGAACAGAACTTACCTGCAGATATATTACTACCTGAAATTGAAAAAGAACTAGAAAAATTAAATTACGATCTGCGCGGAATTTATGAATTCTTGCAGCGGGAACCTATAAACCAAGATAAAAGTTTATATTTAGGACAAGGGTTAGTCATCAACCTACATGACCCGGTTCACCAAATTCTTTATCAAGTTTACAGTTACACATTAGAACGAGACTTTCCCTGCTTTAAAACTATCAAAGTTAAAATTCGCACATTTGAACCTATTGAAGATAAGGGATTGAGTATTGAACAAAAAAGAGGACTCTGCCGCTTTTTAGAAGAAGCATTATGTAATGTTGGCAAACACGCTGCCGGAGTCACCCGTCTTGAAGTTAATTGTTCTTCATCTGAAGGCTGGCACACGTTAACTATTATAGATGATGCATTAGCTACTAGTTCTTTTAAAGAAGGTAGAGGCACACAACAATTTAGAAATCTAGCTCGACAACTTAAAGGTAAATTCCGGCGTGTTTCTCTGTCTCCTAGGGGTACTCTTTGTGAACTTTCTTGGCCAGCTAGCAAGTTTTGGTTCTATTAA